The genome window CTTTTGCGTATAGATCCGGAtccgaaaaaattatccattctgagttaattcctatattttcacATCTCGTTTCagacgttcaaatttaatgtttcagacgttatgaaaatttattatcatagttattttcgtatgttgcatctCGAAATCTTTTGCGTATAGATACAATCCCTAAAAGAATATCCATTCGAGTTATTCATATATTTTTGCATCTCTAATATTTCATacattcaaatttaatatttcagatatTATAGAAATTTGTTAACatagttattttttaatattatatccTGAAATCTCTTGTGTACAGAtcagattaaaaaattattcattcgagttaattcctatattttcgtatcttcaatatttcagatgttcaaatttaatgtttcagatgttcaaatttaatatttcagacatTATGTAAATTTGTTATAGAAGTTCTTCGAGAAAGTTTCACACATCGTCCAacgaaattaactcaaatagataattttttcggaTCCGCTAATTACTTTTTCGATGTATATATTTCGATGTTGCAAAAGTTGATTTTCGATGTTGCAGAAGTATCTTTTAGATGTTACAGAAGTTCTTCGACAATGTTTCAAATAACCGTCCGACACTACGTCCGGATCGGACGTCCAGGCGCTAGTAGCCCTGtaaaaaaaaggcaaagaaaGACCAATTGTACCTGCTTGGATCTGTGAGGGACGTAGGGCAGGAAGGAGCCGGTGAAGAGAAAAGTACCGCAACCGGAAAAGCAGCCCTAAGCTGAATGACGACAACAACAATTAGCGTCTTCCATAGCCAAACCGTCAGCATCATTAGAcgaatatgtattttttatagaaTAGAAATGTACTAAGGATGAAAAATTGGAAAACTGGAAAGGAAAAATACTACTTCATATTTCAGAGCGCTGAGAATCTTCCTTTCATCCCTCTCATTTTGCCCGTGCAATACATATTCATTTCCATCGCTCTGCCCAAATGACACAATGACAGCCTTAGCAGAAAGACTCTTGACACCTAAGTTTTTCCTTGTGTTCCCTACTATCATCACCTTCGCTATCAATCCAAACTGTACTGTGACTtctaaattttcagaaaataGTTGCCCACCTCGATTAAAGCCCAATATATCAAGGCAAGCAGGGAATGAACGGTAGCAGCTGCTCACACTACTGCACGGTCTGAAATGACGGGTATATAATAAAAACTAAATCAAAGAAAATTTAATTGGTGAAATGAAGCTTACAAGAATGTGATGAATTGTAGATAGATTGGAAAATACAGCATAAAGAGACCGATGCTGAGACCAAATCAATTGACATTCCCTGATACTTACATTCAGGTTTGCAGGAAAAGACTGAGCTATGCTTCCCAATGAAGATATATTAGAAGTTGTTTGTTCTTCCAACTTGGCTCAACATTCTTGTAAAATTCTCGAACTTACTTGGTGCAATTGGGAACCTACTGttatttttaaagtttttaTCACTTGCCATTTTAAGCGGGAGCCCTTTTTTTATCACTTGCCCAAGGTATACAAAAGGCCATAATAGATATACAATTTCGGTCCCCTGTACCTGAGGCTGTTTCACCTGTGCTCTTTGATGTTTCACCAGATTGTGCAGTTGAGCTAGCACCACCACTTCTCTTTTTATCACTTGTCAAATTAGAACACTGCAACAAAACATTGTAATATCCCTAATATGTAGACAGGATGCAGTTAGCGCATCCCATAAGCTCCCCATTTTCACACCCTCAAAGTTAATACTTGCCATCCAGTAGTATTATATCACTCAAACATTTCATCAAACATATGGCATGCATGTGAAAATGTTATGAAATATTTGTGGTTTAACATGGCTGCATTATATAGGAAAAGAACCCGACTTAAATTCACAAATTTACACATCAATTGGAGAAAGTTAATAATCATTTACCAATAGAAATTCTAACACACGTGCAGATGGAAAGGCAGAGCTGTGAGGAAGGAGGGGCCGCTTCAGTTTGCTTGGGCCCTGGCCGCAAGAGAATAACATCCAAACGGAAAAGCATCTGTGCAAGCAAGGAGCAGTTTTAAACAAACCTTTGAAATTGAGGAATGATCTGCGCACTGCTGAATTCGCTGGCTCGAACTCTACCACGACACAAAGCCCTCCACCTCTCGCTGCTAGATCTGCTGAATCAAGTACTCCCTCTTGTTataaatgtagatcgttttagcctccttaactattctctagatataagttattctcgaacttctatgtatttttttcttttattctcgtcttacccttgtttaataaatgctatcactctcacaaataaatgaattatcttttccaatacagaataaatgaagggtaataagatcatttgatctactttcttaatccttgtgtatAAGTCTAAAACAACCTATATTTACAATTGGATGGAGTAAATAAGAATGCTAAGACGCTTTCACGCGTGCCGACGAGGACATAAAGAACCATGACTCACCTAGATGCAAGGAGCGAAAAAAGGGACGAAACCGATTGGATCAAACCAGAAGTCAGCACTACCATGCCCAGTGATTCAACCTGCAAAAAACCAAACAAAGGTAACAATTTGACCTATCGCAACAATTACACATGTTCAGAAAGAGGCTAAGTGCATAAAATCAATGTAAAGAAACATTATAATGACTGACTAACATGTATGTTATGTAAAGGCTAGGTGCAAGTTAGGAGAAAATACACATGTTCAGAAGCAACAAAAGTTGGTAAATTATGTGAGATGTGAATACTCATGTCATGCAGATGCAATGAAACAATCAGTTGCGCAGAAACAAGGAAAGGCAGTTAGACAAAGCATAGAACGGCCACTCGCTACGATCTTAGTCACCCCGCATCCTTGTGTATTAGAAAGATGGGAAGGTGAATTACTTGTACAGTAGTCTAGTAGAACGAAATTCAACATGTATCTTAGTTTCCCCTGGATTGCTGGTTAGATGAAGCGAGAAGGGAAGTGAATCAACGTAATGGCTGTTGGGCACAGAGAAGGGCGTTGTGCCTCTAGCGAGCATGCCCACCTCCGACACCTCAAAGTGCTGCAAAGACGACCAAATGACCTAGGTAAGCCAGGAGGAGAGGTGGGAGATGAATCCGTTGTCGACGGCGGCGCAGGATAGGTTGAGGGTGAGGAGCAGCCTGAGGCGCTAGTCAGCGCGGTAGGCCCCCATGAGCTGCTGATGTAGAGGCGACGGAGCAGCCTGCGCCGTAGATGTTTGGttgcctcctcctgctccttgTTCCGATCGGGAGGTCTCTGGCTCATTGGCGTCGGGCTCCTCCCTAGTCGACTGCGGACCCATCGGGGTAGGGTTGGGTTGGGAGCGAAGGGAATTGGGAATTGAGGAATTGGGAAGGAGTGGAGCATCTACCAATCGTCGGGCAcaaccgccgccgcccccaGCGGCACGACCAGGCGCGCGGCGCCGGAGACAACTTCCATGTCGTTCTCCGTGGGGAGCCCCGTCACGTAGCGCTTCATGATCACCTGCCGGTTCGGCGCCTCCTGCGCCTCCCCGGGTGCTACCACCGACGCCATCACTCTGCCCTcagcggtggcggtggtggtggcaagGGCGCGCAGAGTtgaggcggtggtggcggtggggttttttttcctttcatgaCCTCTCTCGGTTATTTAAGTCCGGTTTTTTACCCGTGGATACTATCAGGTTTTCATAAAAATGGCATGAAGGCTGGACGTAGACCGGGGCAGACCGGAAGGGAGCGGAGGAAGCGTTGGATTAGGTTTAATGGTTGGATAGGGTGTTCGATATTAAAAGCATTCACActtttatagtttagataaAGAGATGATTTGAATTGGAATATATCAAAATTTCGATTCAAATATCTCATTCTAAAATCTCGGATTCAACTCAAACCGaataatcggaagttccgattcctaatcgaaagttccgatcaTGTCGAAATATCCGATTCTCCCAGAATGAGGTGCTCGGTTTGAACTAGAATAATTAACCTAAACGTTTTGGCCCTAAATCGGAAATTCCGACTATACCGAAATGTTCGATGCTTCCCCGGAATGAGGTTCTtggttagaaaaaaaattaaccgAAAGTTCCGATCTAAAACCAGATAGTCCAGTAAAACTTTAACCGGAAGTTTCAATCTAAAACTGGATGTTTCGATCCGTTGAATTTCCTAATTCAGAAATTCTTCATTCCATGTCAATTTTGATCATCAACACAATCTCTAGATAAACTAAACCATTAGTGCTAGTGTGTTTCAGGTCATTTCTGCCTTCACTCCAACGTATGTCTTGACCTACTCGTTCTTACATTAATCATTTCAAGAGAAAATGAGAGGCATATCTCAAATCAACACGTGGAAACAATAAAACCGAGAAAgataaaacacaacaaaaataaGGTTCTCGGTTTTTTAAATCCGGTTTCTTACCCGCGGACACTATCCGGTTTTAATAAGAATGGCATGAAGGCCGGACGTAGACTGGGACAGAATGCTAGGGAGTGGGGAAGCAATGGATTAGTCTCGAATGTTAAATGGGGTGCTCGATACTAAAAGCATTTGCGCATTTATAGTTTAGATGAGTGCACGATACGTTGTAGATGTACACAGAAAGCAAGCTGACAAATGGGGAAGCTCAAAGCAGAGCCTGAGTAAGCTGTGTTCTCTTACCATCTGTCCCCTTCTTGCCGTGCGAGAATCCGTCCATGAATCCGACCACGGGTGTGTACACGCCCGCGCGCATAAAACGCCCGCACGCGCACTGCCCGTCTGAAGAGTCAGCTGGTCGCCTAACTTTCGCCTTTCTCCTCCTTCGTCGCCTCCCCCATTCCTCCCCCGCTAGCCTTTTCCCGATCTGCATCATCAGATGGGCCATCTTTTCCTGCTCCTGCTTGCTCTCCTCCTCACATCCACGCGTGCCTCCACCGTCCATGACAAAGCTGCCTTCACTGAGGTCAGTGGCAATCAAGCTAGTAACAGTATAAAACCCTTTGCTAAATCACCCGTATGTTGTTTCTTGTACAgactgattcttttttttttttaacaatgagAGTTTCTGATTTGATATCTTCTTGTAGGAGAAGAGCATTGCAGGCATCAGAGGTGTGATTGGATCGAGGCCGCCGAGCTGCGAGGGGAGGTGCAGACCGTGCGGGCACTGCGAGGCGGTGCAGGTGCCCATCTCTCCACAAGAGCTGCAGAAGAATAAGAAGCTGGGCCATGGCAGCAGAGCTGCTGCTTATCACGGTGTTGCCGCTGGTGGAAGAGCAATGCCGGCTTCCTACGACGACCACTCCAACTACAAGCCACTGAGCTGGAGATGCAAGTGTGGGCGGCACATCTTGGACCCTTGATTAGAACGCACCATCAGCGGGGAGTTGTGGATATAATAGTAGTATAGCATCTATTGGAGTTTGTTGGTGATTTGTTTTTCACTCTCATATGAGGTGACATCCTTTTGCGGTTGAATCTGGTGATCAGTGATCACTGGAGAACTTATGTGCCCTCTAGTTT of Phragmites australis chromosome 3, lpPhrAust1.1, whole genome shotgun sequence contains these proteins:
- the LOC133911184 gene encoding EPIDERMAL PATTERNING FACTOR-like protein 2, whose product is MGHLFLLLLALLLTSTRASTVHDKAAFTEEKSIAGIRGVIGSRPPSCEGRCRPCGHCEAVQVPISPQELQKNKKLGHGSRAAAYHGVAAGGRAMPASYDDHSNYKPLSWRCKCGRHILDP